TAATATTGTCAAAAACATGATCCGCAAGTTTAATTTTACAGCCATCAATGATCATTTTTGTATTGGAAGGGAGACAGATTGACTCTGAAATCAGGTATAATGGATTATCTTTAAATAGGATGATTCCGCCATTGCATTTTTTTAAAAAATCAAGAGCATTCGATATTTTCTCCGAAATGTTACGGCCTTCAAAATCTTCGGGTTTTACGCAAATAGACTTGTTGTCCTTGTCGTATGGTAATAATTCCTCGGCATTCATTACTCCGATTTGAAAGAATAAAAACAATAAGGACAACGGATACATCAAAATAGATTTCATATCTAACTAATATTATTGGTAGAGTAAATTCGTTAATCTCTTTTTTCGGGAACGCCCTTCTAAAATTTATAATCCGGTAGTATTCGCTTACAAAAATGGATAAATTAATAATGCGTAAAGGTTGAGTTCACGCAGTTAAATTCTCAAAAAACGTTTTTTACAAGATATTATAGGGCTAGATAACCCATCAACCCTATGCTTGCTTCGATATATTTTTCGTTTATTTCCATTACAGGGGAGGGTAGTATAGGATTTGTCCTGTCGGGATAACCTGTTCCCAGCAGATCTACGTCCAGTTACCGTCGCGATACTCCTCGTTCATCCATGGCAAATTCTCATGATTAAAAAAAGGAGTTAATGCAAGTGTTATTTCCTTCTTTTCCTGGATATTCATAGGAGTAAATTCTCTAAGTGTTTTTAGGTTTGACTCCAATACTTTCATGTTGTCCATTCCTACTGTGATACCGTCAATATTTTCTAATGAGAGGGCGTAACGTATCAAATTCTCTGCATTTAGGCTTATACCTTCAATAGTGTCCAACGGACGTATCACTTTCATGAGGATAGCTCCCATATTTTTCTCTTTGGCTTTCGGAACAACCTGTTCTATTCTGGTCGTACTTGTATCCAACCCTTTCGGGTAATGATTCATAGCCACTATCATACAGTCAAAATTTCCTTTTTCGATCAAATCGGTCAATGCTAACGGATCAGCATGACCTGAAAAACCAATAAAGCGAGTTACTTTCTCTTCCTTCATCCGATACAAAATATCAAGTAGCCCTCCTTTCTTAAGGATATTTTTATTGTCTTCAAGAGAGTTCACGGCATGTATATTCAGAACATCCACGTGATCGGTTTGTAATCTCTTTAGACTGAGTTCTATACTTCTTAGTGCTTCATTCGGATCTCTTGGAAGGACTTTTGTGGACAGGAATACTCTGTTCCTTTGATTTTTTAATACCCGGCCAACTCTTTCTTCACTTATAACTTTACCGTCACTACTGCTGTAATCGCTCGCCGTATCCCAATAATATAAACCCTCATCCAAGGCTTTCTCCAGTAGGGCGATGGCCTCTTCCTCATTTTTATTATTACAGAAACGACTTCCTAACCCAAAAGCTAATCGAGGTACAATAACACCAGTTTTTCCTAAGACCGTGGTCGGTAATCCTTTTGCATCGAACTTTAGTTTTACATTTTTCTTTGTTACTTCTTTAGGAAACCCATCCACGTGTGACAAGGCTAAACCCGAAGCTGTTGTTAACGATGCTTTTAAAAATGATCTTCGCGATATTTTACCCATAATTTTGTTCTTTTATTTACTACTATGAAATGCCTAATTTAAAGATAATTACTTAATATGCGAAATTTTATCATTTATTTATCTGTCGAGAGAGGTTTACTACATCAAGTTCAGTTATAACTGAGCTTATAGTTACCAGAAAATAAATTTAAGTTTTCACTTCTTCATGTACTTATTTTGCCGATGAATATGAATAAATAAAAGAGCATAGGATTACTTTCTTGGAGTGATTTTATATGTCCCGGAGGTCATTTGGAAGTAAATTGTATTTTTATCAGGAAGTACTTCAACGTCAAAGTTGACACTACCAGGATCATTGGAGATATTCCATAGTCCTTCTTTAAGCCCCATTATCACTACTTGCTGTGTAGGGTGGCCACATTCCGGCACTACCATGGGAAATGGACTGTCGGTTAACTCTGTCTCTTTATTGATCGCAAGCAGATAATCTTCAAAGGAGAGAAAATAGTTGTCGTTTGTTTCTGTACAACTGATATCAATTGGTTTTTGATCCCCTGCAACCACTTGAAATGAAGCAAGGAAGTGATCAGATTTTTGTGGTTTGAGAGGTGATACCATAAAACGATGCCCATTCGTTTCCGGAAGATTTCTAGTCATTTCTCTGCTGGGAATTTCATATTTTGTGCCAAAAGAGCTATTAGCATCTCTGCCGCTGAGGAGTTCTACTGAGTAGGTACCGCTTTTTGGAGTCAAAAGTTGTACGTAGGTTTTTCCTACCCTCTCTCTCATTCTGTTCTCTAGTACAAATCTCCCATTAGAGATTACAGGTTTTGTGTGACTGTTAATTTGCCAATATTTTTTAAAATTCGGATTTGCTGTTATCATTTTATCCATTAGTACAATAAGGGCAGGTATGGTGTCATTCTCAAGATTGACAAAACAGAACTGCCTTGTATAATCTTCTATCTTGTCAGAATATGCGTTCTTTAAATTTACTGAAAAATAACTGAACCGGGGTGTTTTGCTTGAAGGGCCGAAATCTGTTGAGATAACGGTTCCATTATTGAACCAGGGGTCGTTCATTGCAACTTCCGGAGAGTCAGGATGTCGTTGGTTAAATCTTGTCCCTCCATCATTGGATGTGACCCTATTATCAAAAAACTCATCCGGATCAACCGCCAGCATCATACTGTGAGAGATGGATCTTTTGTTGAAGTTCATGTCGTAAGGTGTACCGTAAAAACCGTACACCCCTAGGTCGGCAACCTGAAATCCACGATAAAAGAGTTGTAACGATCCGGCATCGCTATGTTGATGATTCCCGAAATGGTATCCTCCTCCTTTGATCTCGGCTACCACATCATCACTCTCCATCCCGATATTCCAGCCTGTTCTGGCTATCATCGATCCGAGTATAGGCCCAAAATCGATACTTAAGGGGAGATCTTTTAGGTTTTCGTCAGCTTTCAGGTCAGGATCGTTAAGCAATAAAAAGAGCATGGGATCGTTAATGGCTCCTCCCTGACGCATAAATTCTCCTTTCAGTTTAGAATCATTCGCGTATGTATAAAAGAGAAATAGAGTTTCCGGGCTTTTCCAGTAGTAGAATTCTTCCGGTTTACCGGTATTAAATCCATCCCCATCGCGAAGCATTTGACCATTTGGAAGCCTCATATACAACCAATAATAAGGAAAACGTTTCAAATTCTTGTCAAAAACCTCCTTACCTGCCATCCTGTAAAAGAGCCATGCTGCATGAATATCCCACTGACTTCTGTATGCTCCGTAATTTACACCCTGGTTATGTCTTGGTGATTGGTATTGCCAGTTTCTCATGGGAACCAATTCCTCAAGTATACGGTATGAACAATACTTATATGGCATAGGGGCCTCGTCGTATATGGCAATGCTCATTGCGAGTAAATCCCTATGTATTTGTGCTTCACTGCCGTGTCCGGTCAGCACTGACTGTTTGAAAGGAGGCCATCCAATCTCCATTTCTTCCGCGAGCCGTATCAGGTTTTCGAATAATATTTTCCGGTCATTCGTACTCATTAATTCGTAACACCAGTCATATACCAAAGAAGCACTGTATATTGCTCTCCCAATCTCCCGTGTAATATCCAGCAGATTTCCAAACTCAACCCTGGAGAGATATCCTGTCATTAGCTTGATGGCTTCCTCCCCTATAACTTTGTCGTTTGTCATCAAATAGTAGAAAGCTTTATATCTGGCAGTAGTTTCCAGTTCTGGGTCGTAGGTTATTTCTTTATTATATTCATATTCTATGTTATAAGGTGTAAGGGCTTTATTAGATAGTTTTTCCCAATATACTTTATTCTCGCCTTTATTGAGGCGCTCTTTTATGATATCCAGGGATTGATTGTTAAGCCAGAGACGAGGTCTGCCGGGAGGAGGTGTATATGGGGGAATGTAATCTGCCACACGATCTGGTATTGGAGGAGGAGTATAGCTCTGAATTTGGATATAGTCAAGCCTTACCCCCTTTGGAAGCCATAGTTTTAAACTTTGTTTGTCTCCTTTGAAATAAAATATGCCTAAAGTCTGTGTTCTCACATCCCAGGGTACGTAAATTACCCTTTGAGTAGGACGTTCATTATCAATTTGGATTCTTGTGTAGAGTGATTCAAATTTACTCGTTGCCTTCTTCATCAATTCAGCACCTTCACAATCTGTGAAGGTGTGGGTTCTCAGAATATAGCGTCCTTGCGGCAATGTAATTTCAAAGAAAAGATCAGGATCCGTTCTTTCTCCTTTAATTGCACTTGAAGCTTTTTCTTTAAGAGCTATACCCTTATATTGTGACAATCTATTATCATTTACAACCTCCATATATTGGGGATTAATAATAGATGACTCTGCCTCAAATTTGACAGAAATACTTTTAGAGTTATCATCCTGCATAGTGCTTGAGTATGCAGCCATATAAAAACCAAAAATATTAAGAAAGAGCAAATAAAAGGATATTATAACTTTCATCTGATTTTTTTCTTATCGGGATTGCCCCGAAATCCAATATTCCGAACTATCTGATCATGAAGGGTTATTGTCCGATTTATTTTTCTTGTTCAAGAAAATAAATCGATCTAGTCCCGTGATATGGCTTGAAGGGAATACCACCAAAATAAGAAGTGCAGCTATTTCAATCAAGTTCCTATTTACAATCCAATAATTGCCTTCAACATAGGCTTCAACCCCCAAGTCTGCAAAAGGAGGGTAAGAGAGATAATAAAAAGCCAAAAGAGCCATACCAAAAAATGAAGATAGTCTGCAGAATAGACCGACAAATAAACTTAATCCAATTAAGATTAATCCCCATTCATTCAAAGTATCGGCAATGTTTAATATTTGGTCTGATTGTGCGATCGATTTGAAAAAGGAAGAGAACGG
This window of the Proteiniphilum saccharofermentans genome carries:
- a CDS encoding DoxX family membrane protein — protein: MKHNTIKSDYSNWQISALTILRVLIGWHFLYEGLVKIYTPGWTAKNYLLNSVGPFSSFFKSIAQSDQILNIADTLNEWGLILIGLSLFVGLFCRLSSFFGMALLAFYYLSYPPFADLGVEAYVEGNYWIVNRNLIEIAALLILVVFPSSHITGLDRFIFLNKKNKSDNNPS
- a CDS encoding aldo/keto reductase, translated to MGKISRRSFLKASLTTASGLALSHVDGFPKEVTKKNVKLKFDAKGLPTTVLGKTGVIVPRLAFGLGSRFCNNKNEEEAIALLEKALDEGLYYWDTASDYSSSDGKVISEERVGRVLKNQRNRVFLSTKVLPRDPNEALRSIELSLKRLQTDHVDVLNIHAVNSLEDNKNILKKGGLLDILYRMKEEKVTRFIGFSGHADPLALTDLIEKGNFDCMIVAMNHYPKGLDTSTTRIEQVVPKAKEKNMGAILMKVIRPLDTIEGISLNAENLIRYALSLENIDGITVGMDNMKVLESNLKTLREFTPMNIQEKKEITLALTPFFNHENLPWMNEEYRDGNWT